The genomic window GGTGTCCCGTCCCCGTCGAGGTCCGAAAACAGCGCGCCCGACACCATGCCCACTCCGTCCAGATCCTGGAATTTCACGAAATCGCCGTCCTCATTTCGGTAGACGGAGGAGACCGGGGACTCCGGCCACCGTCCCGGCAGATGCCGCCCGCCCAAGAACAGATCGAGGTCGCCATCGCCATCCAGATCGGCGAGCGCCATCGGCCCGACCGCCGAGGGCCCAACGGCAATTCCCAAGGGATGCCCTGCCGGTGGGAGTGAATGCCGGAGCCGGACAACCTGCGGTGCCTCCGGGTTCCCTGAAGGCGCAAGCCCGATCACGAGGTCCTGTCCCAGCGGCAGGGTGGAGGTGATTTCGCGATCTCCGGCGGACCACACGGTTGTGCGGACTTCCGGACCGATGCGCAAGATTCGGAGACCACCGCCGACGCCGTCCGAAAGCACGAGGGCGTCCACCCCGCTGTCATCCAGATCCGCCCAGCTCACCCCCGGCCCCAAGGTGGAGAGCGATACCGGCAATGACGGTTGTCTCAGTCGTTCGTCGCCGTTCACGGCACGATGGACATGGGACAACAGTCCCTCGGTTTCGCGCATCAGGGCCAGACCGACCTGCGGCGCCTTTCGCTGCTCCGGGGAGGAGCCAGAATCGCGCTCGAACACCTCCAGGATGCCGTGCGCCGGCACCCGCTCGAGGCGGCTGGTGCGGCCCGAGCGCCATTGGATGTCCACCGTCACCGTTGGCGCATCGCCCGCGGCAAACACTCGAAGCCCGTCGTCCCCGCTCAAATACCGGCCCCCGGAAATGACCTCCTGATCCTGCCGCGGCACCGCGCCCCCCAACATCGAAACCCTGGCACCCACCCCACCCGCGTTCCCCTTTTCACCGCGCAATCGGACCGCCAGCCGCCTTGCGGTGGCCTGGTTCCGGTACAGATGCATCGGTCCATTGAGATTGTTGACCACCACATCCAGGTCGCCATCCCCATCCAGATCCGCAAGCGCCATTCCGTGGGACACACCGTCCGCGTCGAAGCCCCACGCCCCGGAGATTTCCTCGAAGCGCAACGTGCCGTCCGATCTCACCGCACGATTCCGGAAGGCTCGGTTCGGCTGGGTCAGCCGCGGATACATCAGCAGCTTTCGTGGAGTACTCTCCCGGGTCCACGGACCCGCGGCTTGAATGCGGGCATCGGCATCCAAATCCTGGGTGTCGAAAGCGTGCCCCGTCGTGCAGAGCAAATCTTCCCAACCGTCCAGGTCCACATCCAATGCTGCCACGGACCACGTCCAGTCCGTGGCCGCCACGCCAGCAGACCAGGCCGTGTCGGCGAATGTGCCGTCTCTCCGGTTGATCTGGAGCGCATTCCGGTCGAACTGGGGACGGTCCAGGTACACCCCCGGCCGGTACTCGTAGGGATCCGACGCCGCGAGTTGCATCAGGCGGCGGACCGGATCCGAACTCAACATGTCGGCGACAATAAAATCGTCCCACCCGTCCCGGTTGAAATCGGCAAAATCAACCGTCATGGAGAACGTCGGGGTGTGGCGCAATACCAGCTCCGAGGCGGCACGGAACCGCACCGTCCCGGGCTCCGATTCATTGATCCAGAACCGGTCCGGGGAATGAAAGTCGTTGCACACATACAGATCCGGCCGGCCGTCGCCGTTGATGTCACGGAACTGCGCCGCGAGTCCCCAATCGTACGGAACACGCTCCAGGGGACGACCGTCGGCGTTCAGAAATGCGCCCCGAATCCACGGAACCGGTTCAAAGCGCCCGGTGCCGTCGTTCAGGTAGAGCACATCCGGCTCACCCTGCTCCAGAATCCGGCCCTCCGGGGTGATCTCGAGCAATTCCCGCTGATCGGGAGGCACCATGCGCCGCCCGTTCCTGTTGAGCAGCGTCAGGCCGGTGGACCGCATCGTCTGGCTGCGATAGACGCAGACATACAGGTCCAGATCCCCATCGCCATCCACATCGGCCAGCGCCAGCGAGGTGGCTCCGCCGCGCCGGAACAGTCCCGAATCCATCCGCTCTTCGAACCGTCCGGTGCCGTCATTGAGAAACAGACGCGTCCCCACCCCGATGCCGCTGACGAGCAGGTCCAGGTCCCCGTCCCCGTCCACATCGGCAAGCACCGCCCCGGTGGAGTCCTGTCCCGGGCAGGCCAGCACCGGGGAGCGGTCATCACGAAGAAACATTCCATCGCCGCGGTTAAGGAACAGCGCATTGTCCGACTCGAGGCCGCAACAGTAGACATCGCAGGCCCCGTCGCCATTGACGTCCCCCAACGCCACGCCGGAGCCATTGAGGCGGATCTGGTTGGCCGCCGCTGCGTCGTCGGACAGCCGGTTGGTGAAGGCAAGTCCGGAGTCCCTGGGAAGCAACCGGTGGAATCCCGCCGATCCGGGTTCCAGAGGTGCCAGATCCTGGAAACGCCCGCCGGGCACGGGCGCCGCGTCCGTCTCTGCGTGGAGCAGTCCGGCCATGATCACGCCCACGGACATCCACCGCGGCCACCGGGACGCGCTGGAGCTTTCGATCATCGCGATACCTCCGTCCGCCCTTCGAACGGCACGACCACCTCTGGCCCGCCGACGAGCGCGCTCACCGTGCTCGTGGCCCCCCCGGGCCAGCGCACCGTCAGCGATGTGGTGTCCCCGGGAATCACTCGCACCGC from Verrucomicrobiia bacterium includes these protein-coding regions:
- a CDS encoding VCBS repeat-containing protein, with translation MIESSSASRWPRWMSVGVIMAGLLHAETDAAPVPGGRFQDLAPLEPGSAGFHRLLPRDSGLAFTNRLSDDAAAANQIRLNGSGVALGDVNGDGACDVYCCGLESDNALFLNRGDGMFLRDDRSPVLACPGQDSTGAVLADVDGDGDLDLLVSGIGVGTRLFLNDGTGRFEERMDSGLFRRGGATSLALADVDGDGDLDLYVCVYRSQTMRSTGLTLLNRNGRRMVPPDQRELLEITPEGRILEQGEPDVLYLNDGTGRFEPVPWIRGAFLNADGRPLERVPYDWGLAAQFRDINGDGRPDLYVCNDFHSPDRFWINESEPGTVRFRAASELVLRHTPTFSMTVDFADFNRDGWDDFIVADMLSSDPVRRLMQLAASDPYEYRPGVYLDRPQFDRNALQINRRDGTFADTAWSAGVAATDWTWSVAALDVDLDGWEDLLCTTGHAFDTQDLDADARIQAAGPWTRESTPRKLLMYPRLTQPNRAFRNRAVRSDGTLRFEEISGAWGFDADGVSHGMALADLDGDGDLDVVVNNLNGPMHLYRNQATARRLAVRLRGEKGNAGGVGARVSMLGGAVPRQDQEVISGGRYLSGDDGLRVFAAGDAPTVTVDIQWRSGRTSRLERVPAHGILEVFERDSGSSPEQRKAPQVGLALMRETEGLLSHVHRAVNGDERLRQPSLPVSLSTLGPGVSWADLDDSGVDALVLSDGVGGGLRILRIGPEVRTTVWSAGDREITSTLPLGQDLVIGLAPSGNPEAPQVVRLRHSLPPAGHPLGIAVGPSAVGPMALADLDGDGDLDLFLGGRHLPGRWPESPVSSVYRNEDGDFVKFQDLDGVGMVSGALFSDLDGDGTPELVLAVEWGAPRVFRWRKGRLEPWDPPVVRADGHKEALPAAEVLGDLTGRWLSVAAGDFDGDGRMDLAFGNWGDNGPHARDESALYHGHLAGTSVVDVLEVARDPSRGIERPIRSLAALRAGWPQLEEWFPSFAAFNRAGAPAILSRSATPPRVLRARCAHSVVVLQRDGFFEVRALPAEAQWAPVFGISVADFDGDGREDLFLAQNFFGGDPFVARLDAGRGLLLLGDGGGGFRPLSTAQSGIAVWGEGRGAGVGDFNGDGRPDLCVAQAGARTLLFENVSGRPGLRVRLMGPEGNPTAVGASCRLIFADGPGPRREVRAGTGYWSCDSPTLLLGAPVSPLALEIRWPGGQVDRRGLPAGLNGGVRLEFRQ